A segment of the Candidatus Jettenia caeni genome:
TTGAACTTGCTCAATGGGCGGGCACACATAAGCAGACCGGGTCAAATTTGTAAAACATGTGCAGTTTGTTACCTAATTGAATATAGAGGAATTTCAATTCCGTAGGGCAAACCTTTAGGTTTGCTATCCCCGTGCACAATTCAGGCGGGGGAAGCAAGGCTAAAGCCTTGCCCTACGTTTTGATAAAAGATAAAAGCCGCCGAATGCCTATTTTAAATTGCTTGCCAAGTCCTTCTGCATAAACTGCAATATCACTCATAAAATTTACTTGTACCTGATTAGATAAAACTTTTGATAAGATAATGCACAAACAATACCTTCAATAATTTTACCGGAGTAACAGGAAACCCGATTTCTTCTAGCCCAACCTTATAATAATTCCAAAATTCTTTTCTTTTCTTTTTCTTGGAAAAAAAAATTTTCATAAAAAATCTGTAGTACTTCATTCTCCACTTCCTAAATATTTTTTTGTATTCTTCTTCATGTAAGTAGAGAGAACCATATTTTTTCAGGATAATAAGGTTTCCTAAAAAAGATGTGTTAAATTCCCCTGCAGACGAAGTTATCGTCCTGTTATGTCTCCTCGTAAACGAAAGGACTTGATGCACAAAGCCAAAATCATAGTCCTGCAGAACATCAAAGCAAGCCTCTTTATCAGCATGGAAATTATTTTCATTATAAAAGAATTTACGACTTCTTATAGCATCAGACCGTAGTAATGTTGTTGTTGGTGAACCAAAAATACATCGGGCGCCAAGTATAATAGACCTGCATATTTCCCGTCCTGATATAACAGTGACGGTATAGGGAATTCCATCACAATTTACCTTAATGTTATCGAGGCGATAAGATCCTACAACACCTACAGAAGGATGCTTTTCGGCAAGCTCTACCATTTTTGTTAAACATTCCGAAAATATCCAATCATCAGCATGCACTACTTTGCAATATTTACTCTCATGAGATATAAGACGAAATGCATGGTTGTGATTCTGAAGAGCATTTAAAAAGTGATCATTATTATAAATATGTATCCGTTTATCTTTTTTTGAATAATCATGCGCTATAGCTAAAGTACGATCTGTACTCCGATTATTTACAATGAGATATTCCCAATTCTGGTATGTTTGTGCTAATACACTTTCAATACATTCCGCTAAATACTTTTCACCGTTATGTACAGGTGTTACTACACTGACTAAAGGCTGCACAGTTAAGTCCATACATCAATTCCTACTCTGATGGCCTATCATAATGCGAGCACATGATATTTGACGCTCCTCTTACTCTTTCCCATGCCGATTTTAAGTCTCACGGTGACACAGTTATGGTCAGTTACAGGCCGAAAAGTGTTTTACCTGGAGATGACTTTCACTTCTCTGACAACGCGCAACCTCAGGCACGCTAGGGGTAAACAGAAGTTTTTAGAATGACAAGTTTCTCGGGAATGGCAAGTAAAACAGGGGAATGATTTGGTACACTATGGGTGTAAGAAGAGTGTAAGCTTTAATCTATGATGACCCTTTACGTCATCCTCGAACGGCTTTATCCGGAATCCTGATATTATAGAAGAAGATCAAGAAGGTATACTTGATCCCCGCCCGTTTCCATACATAAGAAAAAGTCACGTGGAAATGACGCAAAAATGACACATATGGCTCGATTCTATTGACACACCTATGTCACATAAATAAAAGGGTTGTGTAACACGGAGACACAACCCTTTATATAAATTATAATATTACTGTGGATAACTATTACTCAATTATAGGCACAAATTCACCTAGAACACTACCTTCGTTCGTATACACAGTTGGCATGTAAAATGTATTTTCTGCAGCCTGATCTATCCTTTGATTGCATTTCTGACATCTTCTGTTGTGGGGACCCCGGCTAATAAATTTTCTACCGCACATAAGACAAGACCTTTCGGCTTTATCTGTACAAATATTTTTTAGGGAGAGGTTTTTTTCGTTGTATCTTTTCATAACTTTACGTCTGGATCTTTCCTTTTGCTGTACGCTCATCTTCTGCCTCCTAGATAAGGTTAACAAAATAAATTACTACTATCTAAAAAAACAAAACTCTCTAATACTATTGTTCCAAATATTTTAATTATTCTTGACATAAGAACTTTTATTTATCTGCTATAAAAATGTTACAGTATTGTATAAATTAGCAATATAAGCCCTTATACATCTTTATAATATTATTTTTTCTTGTATTTCAATATATACAGCGTATAATATAAGTCTTAAGTGATTCATTCTTAAATAACGGGGCGTAGCGCAGTTTGGCTAGCGCGCCTGCCTTGGGAGCAGGAGGTCGGAGGTTCAAATCCTCTCGCCCCGACCAACCAACATAATCTACACGTTAGCTTCTTCCTCTTTAAATAACCGGCAGAACACCTACGGGAAAGTTAATGGTAAATCCTGAAAGATACTGTATGGTACATGGAGAAAAATGTATCGCATTTTATTGAAGTGTTCTTATAGAAAAAGACATGCCAATATATAATCGGAATGTAAAATAATTATATATTTCTTTAGTAGTAAACCTCTATCAGTTTTTAAATAATCACAATGACTGAGAATACATTGTCTTACAGCCAGTATTTGAAGTGATAACATAAAGAATAACTTTAAAAAATTATCTTATAGCAACTGAAATTAAAAAAGAATTGAAATATACAATATGAAATTATCAAAATCAGGCAAGAATAAATGTGACATGACACAGAACTGTGACACTACAGAAGTGTGACATGGCACAGCATGGAGAGAAAAATTAAAAAAACAGGAGAAATGAAATGGGATAGATCAGGTGGAAAGGGCTTTTAGAATACTACTTTCCTTTATTTTGGCTTTTTAGAGGCTCCTTTCTTTTTTTTCGTTGCTTTCACTAAAGGCTTTTTTGCTGCTTTTTTCGGTTTTGTTATAGGTGATGGACTACAGAGCAGTTCCCGTTTGGGAGCAAGACGACCGCAAGAATTACAAGCATACTTTAAATTAACAAGCTTAGGCGCACATACATGCCTTGGGTCATCTGTTAACGTACCACAAAATTTACAAGCAATAACCTTTTTGGCAGGTATCGGCTTACATAAATGGCCCTTGTCTGTTGTTACTGAACCACACGTCCCACAACTATAAATAGTGCCCATAATATAGTTTACCTTTCCTTTCTATCCAATATTCCCAAAGGTCATAGAATATAAAGTTACTTTAAAATGTCTTTTAAAAAGATTCTGAAAATAGGTTGCCTTGACGAAAAGTATACGCCAATATCTTGTGGTGCTTGATGAAATGTGCTTATTGGCATTCTATTCATCTTTCATAAATGTACCCCCAAGGGGATTTGAACCCCTGTCTCCAGGCTGAGAACCTGGCATCCTGGGCCACTAGACGATGGGGGCCTTAAAGATGTAACAAAAATAGCTAATAAAGGTTACTATATTTATTTTATAATGTCAATAAAATTTCGACTCTATATTATTCGCTTATCAATAACAACCCTTTCTCCGGTCTTTGTTATAGTAATCTTCCCAAAATCTTCCATTTTATTTAATTCACTGGTAGTAAAAACAGGACCATCAACGCAGACTCGTTGACCACTGCAATCGCACTGACCACATACACCAAAACCGCATTTCATGTATCGGTCAAGAGATACTTCGCAATCAACGTCATACTTTTTGCATAATTCAACCACCTTGTACAACATCGGCTCAGGACCACACGCATACACCTTTCGAAAATGCTGTTTTTTTATTATTTCACCAAGAAGATCAACTGTTGTTCCCTTGAATCCCACAGCGCCGTCTTCGGTACATAATCTCATATTCCTGAAGCGTTTTTGATAGAGTATCTCTGAGGAATTTCTCGCCCCCTGTATAATGGTTACATCAGGTAATGTATCAATAACAGTTGCCAAAGATGCCATCCCTATCCCTCCCCCTACAACACACGAATTTATCTGTAAATTGAATCCCTTACCATAAGGACCGCGTATACCAATACGGTCTCCTGCCTTTTTACTATGGAATACCCTGGTAAATGGACCCTTTTTTAGCACAGAAATACCCAGAAGGTTTTCTTGAATGTAGGATATGGTAAAGGGCTTTTCATCCAAAAGAGGTATCCATACCATAACAAACTGTCCCGGATTGAAATGTATCTTTCGTTCAAAAAAGAATGTTTTAACATTCGGGGATTCTTCCCGGATATCGCAAATCTTTACCATAATTGGTTGCTCAATCATGTGCAGCACCCACAATCTTGTTGATATCATCGATACTGTTTTCCTGCATCCACTGAATCATCTCTTCACATACTTTCTTAAAAACATCGATACCCCGATAATAAACACCCGTTCCAATTCCTACAGCAGATGCCCCGGCCATCATCATTTCTATAGCGTGTCGTCCCGTTGAAACCCCCCCTACTCCGATAACGGGAATTTTTATAGCCTTGTATAAGTCATAGATGCATCTTACAGCAATAGGTCTTAAGGCATCACCGGTAACGCCTCCCACTTGAAAACTTAAAATGGGCTTTTGAGCCTCTATATTAATAATCATTCCGGGCCCCATTGAATTAACCGCCGTAATAGCATTAGCCCCTGCATCTTCCGCAGCTTTTGCAACGGTACAGATTTCAGAGATATTGGGAGATAATTTAATAAATATCGGCAAGCCGGTAACCTTCCTTACCTCAGAAGTGATGTCGAAGGTGGCTTGAGGAGTTCCCTGACCTGCAAGAAGACCAAATCCCGGGGTATGCGGGCAGGAGAGTGGTATTTCTATTGCTGAAAATTCTGTAACGGAAAGACCTTCGATAACCCGCACGAAATCATCTTTATGCGTACCGACAACACTCGCAATCACGGGTACGCCTACATCCTGAAGATTGGTAAATTCCCTTGCAGCTTTATCAACGCCCGGATTAGAATACCCTACTGCATTCAGCATTCCTGCTTCAAATGTGATGACCGTAGGGTTTTTGTGTCCCTCCCTTGGCTCTCTGCTGATAGATTTGATAGTTACCGCCCCTGCACCATTCTCCGCTACTCTTTTTAGTAATGCCCTCGTAGTACCTAAAATTCCCGATGCCGAGATGGTAGGGTTGTTTAATTTGATATTGCATAGAGTAACTGATACGTTTACTTTCGACATGAGATTGAGTATTATAGTAACAATAAGAAAAATGTAAAAATAATTTTTATACAAGATTTTAAAAGATTTGTCATTGACAATCAAGTAAATGAATATAAATATAATAGAAGGAATTCTTTATACAAAAAACAATGAGATGGGAATTAACCGTTTATGAAAATTCTCGGAATTGATCCAGGAACACGTATTGCCGGTTATGGCTTAATAGAAAAGAGAGGCCCGGGGATAACGGTCATAGAGTATGGTTCTATTAAAACCGATAAAAGCCACAATTTCCCACAACGCCTTAAGTTCATCCATTATAAAATCATGGATATTATTTCTAAACATCAACCGGATCAAATGGCTACCGAAGAAATTTTTTACGGTAAAAATATAAAGTCTGCAATAAAGATTGGTGAAGGAAGAGGCATTGTCTTCTTATGTGCTGCATTGGCAGACATCCCTATTACAGAGTACGCAGCAACGGTTGTCAAAAAAGCGGTCGTAGGTAACGGAAATGCACACAAAGGTCAGGTGCAGGAAATGGTAAAAATCATTCTTGGCCTGTCTGAAATCCCAAAACCTGATGATGTTTCGGACGCACTTGCTATTGCAATTTGTCATAGCCATAATGTAGCCCGAATTTTACAACAGGACACAGATGAACGCAGATAAGTACAGATACATATAAAAAAATTTATCAGGTAACTCACCTGATAGATGATTAACGGCATGCTTCTGAAAAATCTGTGTTTTTTATCTGTGTTCTTCTGTGTCCAACTGCTTCAACTGCAATTTTTAGCTGCAACACTTTTTGCTATGAACAAACACAAAAAGCCCTGTGTTTAAGCTTGACACAAGGGCCTCTTTTGCTATAATCCAATTTCTTTTTATCTTATTTTTTTTCGATATCATTCACCCTTTTTGCGAGCATAACAGTACATGGAAAATGCCATACGCAAGGCAAGTATACTGATAGAAGCCACTCCTTATATACGATCTTTTAAAGATAAAATTGTAGTTATTAAGTTTGGTGGAGGAGCAATGTCCAGCGATGAAGTGCTGACAAATGTACTCCAGGATATTGTGTTTATGAAAACCGTTGGCATTATACCCATACTGGTTCATGGTGGCGGCCCTCATATTACCCAGGAAATGACAAGAAGGGGTTTGAGTCCAAAATTTATTGAGGGACATAGAATTACCGATGTTGAGACCTTAGAAATAGCAAAAGACATCCTCATAAATCAAATAAGCGCTTCTATCGTAAAGAAAATCTCTGAATTAGGTAATGAGGCAACCTGCATTTGGGAAAATGGATACTGTCCAATAAAGGCAGAGAAATATTATATCGAGACAAAAGCACATGATGGTACGTTTAAAAGATTAGATATTGGCTTTGTAGGCAAGGTAACATCGATCGATAAAGATAGATTCTTAAGTTTATGTAATACACGCACAATTCCCATTGTTCCTCCTATTGCAAAAGGAACAAATGGGAATGCCTATAACGTAAATGCAGATAATGTGGCCGCATTTATCGCAGAATCACTTAAAGCAGAAAAACTGGTCTTTCTCTCGAATACCCATGGCATTATGACAAGACCGGGCGATGAAACCTCATTGGCTTCTACACTGCATGAGAATGAAGTTCATGAGCTTATTGATAAAAAGATAATTAGTGGTGGTATGCTTCCTAAGGCGTTAGCATGCATTAGTGCGGTTAAAGCGGGAGTGAAAAAAGCACACATCATTAATGGATTAATTCCCCATGCGCTTTTATTGGAAATTTTTACTGATAAAGGCGTTGGAACACAAATCATTGTATAGAGATTCAAAGAGAAATATACCAAAGTATTACCTTGTAAATCAAATACAAGGGCTTTCTTGCAGGAGATGATCTCCGGATTCTCGTAGTTACTCCAAATACTGTCGGATCATAGTATGGGCGAACTTTGTGTTTGCCCATACTTTGTGCAAACCCTAAAGCCTCTGCACTTTTCCATAATCAGGGCGAACACAAGGTTCTCCCCTACCTCTATTTTGCGCCGTATTTTGAGTAGTTACAAATTTTTTAACCAGCAAGATTAAGGAATTATGAAATTAATTCTTATCTCGTAACAATCCTCATAAAGAAAGGATATGGATGGTTCAAAAATGCGTCCTGCTTTCCATGATATCAACTACCCTGTTTTTTGCGTTATCGTATATACATGCAGAAGACTATGATCCGGATATAAACTTTTGGCCAATTTTTTATTATAATAAAGATACGGATACAGGTGAAAAGGAGATTGAGGCATTCTATCCCGTCGTCGGTTGGCACAAGGATAAGGATGCAAGGGTATTCTGCTTTAGACCCGTCTACAGTGTAAAAAAAATACCGAAAGAAAAGTATAAGAAATCAGAGTTTCTCTGGCCTCTCAACTATACCGTACACGCCGGTAACAGGACTTATACAAAGTCCTTTCCATTCTATTCATATACAAAAGATACCAGCGGTGAGACTCCGGAAAAGGAGAGAACCTTTTTCCCTGTCTTTTTTAGCAGGACTCAAAACGGGAAGGACAAAGACTTTGCCATATTTCCCTTGTATGGCACATTTCACCATCGGTTTAATCGCGACAAGATACAATTTATCCTGTGGCCTATCTATACAGAGGTTATAAAAGGTGATCGCCATTCGTGGAATATTATCTGGCCAATTTTTAATTATTCTCAATCCACAAAAGGCGATGAGTACGGTTATAAAGTATGGCCTTTTTATGGAAAACACGAGAAGGAAAGATCGTTTGAAAAGGGCT
Coding sequences within it:
- a CDS encoding glycosyltransferase — its product is MDLTVQPLVSVVTPVHNGEKYLAECIESVLAQTYQNWEYLIVNNRSTDRTLAIAHDYSKKDKRIHIYNNDHFLNALQNHNHAFRLISHESKYCKVVHADDWIFSECLTKMVELAEKHPSVGVVGSYRLDNIKVNCDGIPYTVTVISGREICRSIILGARCIFGSPTTTLLRSDAIRSRKFFYNENNFHADKEACFDVLQDYDFGFVHQVLSFTRRHNRTITSSAGEFNTSFLGNLIILKKYGSLYLHEEEYKKIFRKWRMKYYRFFMKIFFSKKKKRKEFWNYYKVGLEEIGFPVTPVKLLKVLFVHYLIKSFI
- a CDS encoding dihydroorotate oxidase electron-transfer subunit; protein product: MVKICDIREESPNVKTFFFERKIHFNPGQFVMVWIPLLDEKPFTISYIQENLLGISVLKKGPFTRVFHSKKAGDRIGIRGPYGKGFNLQINSCVVGGGIGMASLATVIDTLPDVTIIQGARNSSEILYQKRFRNMRLCTEDGAVGFKGTTVDLLGEIIKKQHFRKVYACGPEPMLYKVVELCKKYDVDCEVSLDRYMKCGFGVCGQCDCSGQRVCVDGPVFTTSELNKMEDFGKITITKTGERVVIDKRII
- a CDS encoding dihydroorotate oxidase catalytic subunit → MSKVNVSVTLCNIKLNNPTISASGILGTTRALLKRVAENGAGAVTIKSISREPREGHKNPTVITFEAGMLNAVGYSNPGVDKAAREFTNLQDVGVPVIASVVGTHKDDFVRVIEGLSVTEFSAIEIPLSCPHTPGFGLLAGQGTPQATFDITSEVRKVTGLPIFIKLSPNISEICTVAKAAEDAGANAITAVNSMGPGMIINIEAQKPILSFQVGGVTGDALRPIAVRCIYDLYKAIKIPVIGVGGVSTGRHAIEMMMAGASAVGIGTGVYYRGIDVFKKVCEEMIQWMQENSIDDINKIVGAAHD
- a CDS encoding crossover junction endodeoxyribonuclease — translated: MKILGIDPGTRIAGYGLIEKRGPGITVIEYGSIKTDKSHNFPQRLKFIHYKIMDIISKHQPDQMATEEIFYGKNIKSAIKIGEGRGIVFLCAALADIPITEYAATVVKKAVVGNGNAHKGQVQEMVKIILGLSEIPKPDDVSDALAIAICHSHNVARILQQDTDERR
- a CDS encoding acetylglutamate kinase — its product is MENAIRKASILIEATPYIRSFKDKIVVIKFGGGAMSSDEVLTNVLQDIVFMKTVGIIPILVHGGGPHITQEMTRRGLSPKFIEGHRITDVETLEIAKDILINQISASIVKKISELGNEATCIWENGYCPIKAEKYYIETKAHDGTFKRLDIGFVGKVTSIDKDRFLSLCNTRTIPIVPPIAKGTNGNAYNVNADNVAAFIAESLKAEKLVFLSNTHGIMTRPGDETSLASTLHENEVHELIDKKIISGGMLPKALACISAVKAGVKKAHIINGLIPHALLLEIFTDKGVGTQIIV